A stretch of DNA from Candidatus Schekmanbacteria bacterium:
TCTCTTCTTTCCCATTGCTCTTTATTGAAACAACATCAAAACGGCAGTCAGTATCATAAAGACCATTTTGCAAAAGATATAATTCAGCGCATCTTTTAATTTTTTGTTGTTTACTGTAATCCACATTTTCTTCAGGCTTTGCAAAGTCATCAGAAACTCGCATTTTTACTTCGACGAAAACAGTGTATTTATCGTCACGCGCTATAATATCTATCTCTCCAACAGAAGCCCGGAAATTCCTTTCAATAATGCGATATCCCTTTCTCTTCAAATAGGCGCAGGCAATATCTTCTCCTTCCCTACCCTTTCTAATGTTTTCCCTTTCCGCATTTTTAAAATTTCTTCTCAAAAATTTAAACATTGTTTTTTTTGGAAAAAATCTTTCGCACGGCATCAACATCCTTATCACCACGCCCCGAAAGGCATACAACTACGATATCTTTTTTTCTAATCTCCTTGGAAAGCTTCAACAAATAGGCAATAGCATGAGCACTTTCTAATGCCGGAATAATTCCCTCCTTCTCCGAAAGAAGCTTGAAAGCCTCCAATGCTTCATCATCTGTTACATTTTTGTAAATTGCCCTTCCAGAATCTTTCAAGAAACTGTGTTCAGGTCCAACACCCGGATAATCAAGCCCCGCAGAAACGGAATGAGCAGGAATTATTTGTCCATCGTCATCCTGAAGTATATATGTCCTTGCGCCATGAAAAACTCCCTTTTCTCCTGCGCCAAGAGAGGCTCCATGTTTCCCGGTTTTTATTCCCAATCCTCCTGCCTCCACACCAATAAGGTTGACTTCTTTGTTCTTTATAAAAGGATAAAATAAGCCAATTGAGTTGCTGCCCCCTCCAACGCAAGCAAGACAATAATCTGGCAATCTTCCCTCCTCCTTTTTGATTTGTCTTTTTGCCTCATAACCGATTACTGATTGGAAATCACGGACCATCATTGGATACGGATGAGGTCCTACGACAGAACCAATTATGTAATGAGTTGTTTCAACATTTGTAACCCAATCGCGGAGAGCTTCATTGATAGCATCCTTCAACGTTTTACTTCCTGAAGATACAGAAATAACCTTTGAACCAAGCAGCTGCATTCTAAAAACATTCAATTCCTGCCTTACAGTATCTTCCTCTCCCATATAAATGTCGCACTGCAAACCGAAGAGTGCCGCAGCCGTTGCTGTGGCAACTCCGTGTTGTCCTGCGCCAGTTTCTGCAATAATTCTCTTTTTCTTCATCTTTTTTGCCAAAATTATCTGACCAAGGGTATTGTTTATCTTGTGTGCTCCTGTATGAAGAAGATCTTCCCGTTTAAGATATATTTTCCCTCTGCCTAAATATTTTGAAAGTCTCTTTGCATAATAAAGGGGCGTTGGCCTTCCGGCGTATTTTGAAAGATATTTATTCAGCTCATTTTGAAAGTTTTTATCTTTTTTATATTTGAGATAAGCTCTCTCAAGCTGAGATAGAGCAACCATAAGAGTTTCAGGCACAAATTTTCCGCCAAACTCTCCAAAGTGTCCACATTCATCCGGAAATATTTTTTTCATTATATTTTCTGTTTCGTTATTAGTTAAAGCTCAATAAAGATTCCTAAAATTATAAATATTTGCCTATAAGAATTTCGAGCCTTTCCTTTTGCTCCTGCGGAATAAGGGATTTATCAGTGATGATTGCATTTTCGAGAGCAGATGCGCATTCACAATTCCTCTCTCCTCCAATTATTTTTATGGCATTCTTGATTATCTTCTGAGCCATCTGCACATTCTTTTTGATAATTTCAAGAACGGCATCAATAGTAACATCCTCTTCAGCAGTATGCCAGCAGTCATAATCTGTCGCCAGTGCTATTGTGCCATAGCATATCTCTGCTTCCCTTGCCAGTCGAGCCTCAGGAAGATTAGTCATTCCTATTACATCAACACCCCAATGCCGGTAAATCATAGATTCTCCTCTTGTAGAAAATTGAGGACCTTCAATACAGATATAAGTTCCTCCCTTATGCACAACTGCCCCTGCTTTGACTGCAGAATCATAAAGAATCTTTCTTAAATTTTCACATAAGGGGTCTGCAAACTGGATATGAGCCGCAATGCCGTTGCCAAAAAAAGTGGAAGGCCTCATTCTTGTTCTATCAAAAAACTGGTCGGGAATTACAATATGTCCCGGCTCGATATCTTCTCTCATACTGCCTACTGCACTCACTGAAATAATCCATTCAACACCAAGTTTTTTCATTCCAAAGATGTTTGCTCTGAAATTGAGTTCATGAGGAAGAATGCGGTGACCCCGTCCATGGCGCGGAAGAAAAATGAGTTCCTTCCCATCGAGCTCACCAGATATGTAAGCATCCGAAGGTTCTCCAAAGGGTGTATCAACTTTTATCTCCTTTATATTTTCGAGTTCATCCATTGCATATAGACCGCTTCCGCCTATGATTCCAATTTTTCCAGCCATATCTACTCCCCAAAAAATGTTAAAATTTT
This window harbors:
- a CDS encoding YraN family protein gives rise to the protein MFKFLRRNFKNAERENIRKGREGEDIACAYLKRKGYRIIERNFRASVGEIDIIARDDKYTVFVEVKMRVSDDFAKPEENVDYSKQQKIKRCAELYLLQNGLYDTDCRFDVVSIKSNGKEEKIELIRNAFSI
- the trpB gene encoding tryptophan synthase subunit beta, which translates into the protein MKKIFPDECGHFGEFGGKFVPETLMVALSQLERAYLKYKKDKNFQNELNKYLSKYAGRPTPLYYAKRLSKYLGRGKIYLKREDLLHTGAHKINNTLGQIILAKKMKKKRIIAETGAGQHGVATATAAALFGLQCDIYMGEEDTVRQELNVFRMQLLGSKVISVSSGSKTLKDAINEALRDWVTNVETTHYIIGSVVGPHPYPMMVRDFQSVIGYEAKRQIKKEEGRLPDYCLACVGGGSNSIGLFYPFIKNKEVNLIGVEAGGLGIKTGKHGASLGAGEKGVFHGARTYILQDDDGQIIPAHSVSAGLDYPGVGPEHSFLKDSGRAIYKNVTDDEALEAFKLLSEKEGIIPALESAHAIAYLLKLSKEIRKKDIVVVCLSGRGDKDVDAVRKIFSKKNNV
- the mtnP gene encoding S-methyl-5'-thioadenosine phosphorylase gives rise to the protein MAGKIGIIGGSGLYAMDELENIKEIKVDTPFGEPSDAYISGELDGKELIFLPRHGRGHRILPHELNFRANIFGMKKLGVEWIISVSAVGSMREDIEPGHIVIPDQFFDRTRMRPSTFFGNGIAAHIQFADPLCENLRKILYDSAVKAGAVVHKGGTYICIEGPQFSTRGESMIYRHWGVDVIGMTNLPEARLAREAEICYGTIALATDYDCWHTAEEDVTIDAVLEIIKKNVQMAQKIIKNAIKIIGGERNCECASALENAIITDKSLIPQEQKERLEILIGKYL